The following are from one region of the Selenomonadales bacterium genome:
- a CDS encoding stage V sporulation protein S: MEVLKVSSESKVQSVAGALSAVLREYGKVELQAVGAGAVNQAVKAIAVARGYVAPNGIDLIAVPAFADILIDKEERTAIRFFVEPR, encoded by the coding sequence GTGGAGGTATTAAAAGTATCATCAGAGTCAAAAGTCCAATCGGTTGCAGGAGCATTGTCTGCTGTTCTGCGTGAGTATGGCAAAGTGGAGCTGCAAGCAGTTGGGGCAGGAGCTGTCAACCAAGCTGTCAAGGCGATCGCCGTTGCGCGCGGATACGTTGCACCGAATGGTATAGACCTAATTGCTGTACCTGCGTTTGCAGATATTCTGATCGACAAAGAAGAACGAACGGCAATACGGTTTTTTGTAGAACCGAGATAA